From a single Osmerus eperlanus chromosome 8, fOsmEpe2.1, whole genome shotgun sequence genomic region:
- the srp9 gene encoding signal recognition particle 9 kDa protein, whose product MPYFQTWEEFARAAEKLYLTDPMKVRVVLKYRHCDGNLCIKVTDDAVCLQYKTDQAQDVKKIEKLHGKLMRLMVSKESHSGAMETD is encoded by the exons ATGCCTTATTTTCAGACCTGGGAAGAGTTCGCTCGTGCGGCCGAGAAGCTTTATCTGACAGATCCTATGAAG GTCCGGGTGGTCCTAAAGTACCGGCACTGTGACGGTAACCTTTGCATCAAAGTAACCGACGATGCTGTG TGTTTGCAGTACAAGACGGACCAGGCGCAGGACGTGAAGAAGATCGAGAAGCTACACGGGAAACTGATGAGGCTGATGGTCTCCAAGGAGTCGCACAGCGGCGCTATGGAAACGGACTGA
- the LOC134024941 gene encoding transcription factor 23-like yields MEPSANAPPPGHPPATRSREAKKWVRSFPSLPPRSPSRPPSRPQHSPENAARERSRVRHLRQAFHSLQAALPAVPPDTKLSKLDVLVLAANYISHLTETLDQGAAPGEHTVPPRPGGFLHPVKKWPMRSLLYCGSVGEILTGVSTNQSSVSGEGETHPLTPTSEVMTE; encoded by the exons ATGGAGCCCAGCGCCAACGCCCCGCCGCCCGGACACCCACCAGCCACACGCAGCCGAGAAGCCAAGAAGTGG GTGCGGTCGTtccccagcctgcccccccgGTCCCCCTCGCGGCCCCCCTCGCGCCCCCAGCACTCCCCGGAGAACGCAGCGAGGGAGCGGAGCCGCGTGCGTCACCTGCGCCAGGCCTTCCACAGCCTGCAGGCGGCGCTGCCCGCCGTGCCGCCTGACACCAAGCTGTCCAAGCTGGACGTGCTGGTGCTGGCTGCCAACTACATCAGCCACCTGACGGAGACCCTGGACCAGGGCGCAGCGCCGGGGGAGCACACAGTGCCCCCCAGGCCTGGAGGGTTCCTGCACCCTgtcaag AAGTGGCCCATGCGCTCCCTGCTGTACTGTGGCAGTGTGGGGGAGATACTGACAGGCGTGTCGACCAATCAGTCGTCAGtctcaggggagggggagacacaccCACTGACCCCTACGTCAGAGGTCATGACAGAATGA
- the ephx1 gene encoding epoxide hydrolase 1, which produces MLTEVVLALVVGGVIYFLVQRSRKQVLKTEDGWWGAGAPPGGEEDQSIRPFTVQTSDGEIEDLYRRIDQTRPVESLEDSQFNYGFNSIYLQKVVSYWRNDFDWKKQVEKINRYPHFKTNIEGIDVHYVHVQPRSLPEGTSAVPLIMVHGWPGSFYEFYGLIPLLTGPSDPGNLCFEVVCPSIPGYGFSEAPRKKGFDSVSAARVFLKLMRRLGFQQFYAHGGDWGWLVTTNMAQLEPKAVKGLHVNFAPPSKPSLPMVLSILLGKRFPKLFGFTDHDIRRIYPCNQNLVVEPVKESGYMHIQATKPDTAGRGLNDSPVGLAAYILEKFSSWTDPDFRSLEDGGLTRKFSLDDLLTNVMIYWSSGCIVSSMRFYKENFSKGLDQPHSRMAVHVPTGFACFPNELMHSPKLWVQQKYPQLSSYTLQPRGGHFAALEEPLLMAQDIQSFTKTLEKKK; this is translated from the exons ATGTTGACAGAGGTGGTCTTGGCCCTTGTGGTAGGAGGGGTCATCTACTTCCTGGTCCAGCGGAGCAGGAAGCAGGTTCTAAAGACGGAGGATGGCTGGTGGGGGGCAGGagcgccccctggtggagaggaggaccagAGCATTCGCCCATTCACGGTCCAGACCAGCGATGGGGAGATAGAG GACTTGTACCGCAGGATAGACCAGACAAGGCCCGTGGAGTCTCTGGAGGACAGCCAGTTCAACTACGGCTTCAACTCCATCTACTTGCAGAAGGTGGTGTCCTACTGGAGGAATGACTTTGACTGGAAgaagcaggtggagaagatcaaTAGATACCCGCACTTCAAAACCAACATTGAAG GCATCGACGTCCACTACGTCCACGTCCAACCCCGGAGCCTCCCGGAGGGGACGAGCGCGGTCCCCCTCATCATGGTGCACGGCTGGCCCGGGTCCTTCTACGAGTTCTACGGCCTGATCCCGCTCCTGACTGGGCCCTCTGACCCCGGCAACCTCTGCTTTGAAGTCGTCTGCCCCTCCATCCCGGGGTACGGCTTCTCTGAGGCACCCCGCAAGAAAG ggtttgACTCGGTGAGTGCGGCACGTGTGTTCCTCAAGCTGATGAGGCGGCTGGGCTTCCAGCAGTTCTACGCCCACgggggggactggggctggCTGGTCACCACAAACATGGCGCAGCTGGAACCCAA GGCAGTGAAAGGCCTACATGTGAACTTCGCCCCTCCCTCCAAGCCAAGCCTTCCCATGGTCCTGTCCATCCTGCTGGGCAAACGCTTTCCCAAGCTGTTCGGCTTCACGGACCACGACATCCGCAGGATCTACCCCTGCAACCAGAACCTGGTGGTGGAGCCGGTTAAAGAGTCGGGCTACATGCACATCCAAGCCACTAAGCCTGATACTGCAG gccgGGGCCTGAATGACTCCCCTGTGGGTCTGGCTGCCTACATTCTAGAGAAGTTCTCCTCCTGGACGGACCCTGACTTCAGGAGCCTGGAGGACGGAGGGCTGACCAG GAAGTTCTCTTTGGACGACCTTCTGACCAACGTGATGATCTACTGGAGCTCTGGGTGCATCGTCTCCTCCATGAGGTTCTACAAGGAGAACTTCAGCAAGGGCCTGGACCAGCCGCACTCCAG gatgGCGGTGCATGTACCCACAGGTTTCGCCTGCTTCCCCAACGAGTTGATGCACAGCCCCAAGCTGTGGGTGCAGCAGAAGTACCCCCAGCTGAGCAGCTACACGCTGCAGCCTCGTGGGGGGCACTTCGCTGCCCTGGAGGAGCCCCTGCTGATGGCCCAGGACATCCAGAGCTTCACCAAGACGCTGGAGAAGAAGAAGTAG